TCAATATTTTGCATTTTGAATAAAAATCTTCTAACAATTGCATCAAATTGCCCCATAGCAGCTACAGGATATCCAGAAAGCATGAAAATTGGAGTTTCATTTATTAAACCAAATCCAACTGGTTTTCCTGGCCTTATAGCTACCCCATGAAAAAGAACTTCTCCTATTGCATCAACAGCATCAATAACTACATCTCCTTTACTAATAGCTGTTCCACCAGTTGTAATGACTAAATCATAATCTTTAGAACTATCATCTAAAATTTCTTTAACTGTATTAAAGTTATCTTGAGAATAGCTAATATCAACATTTGCTCCACAACTTTCAACCATAGATCCAATAACATATTGATTAGAATTAATAATTTGAGCTTTATCGAGATTTTTAGTGGGATTAACCAATTCATTTCCTGTTATGATTAACTTAACTCTTGGTTTTTTGTAAACTTCAATAGAATCAACACCTGCAGAAGCTATAAGTCCCATTTCTTGAGGACGAATGATAATATTCGAGTCAACAACTTTATCCCCTTTTTTAATATCTTCACCAGATATAGCTACATTTTCACCTGGAGTAACTTGAGAATGAATTTTGATATATTCATCATCAGTTCCTTCATTTTCAGTAATAGTATATTCTTCCATTAAAACAGCATTAGCCCCATCAGGAATAGGAGCTCCGGTAGCTATTCGAATAGCTTCGCCATTATTAATTTTTTTATCAGAAAATGCTCCAGCACCAATTTGATCTATAATTTTTAGTTCTTTAATAATATTAGAAGAAGCACCAAAAGTATCTTCGGCAATAACTGCATAACCATCCATAGCAGATTTATCAAAAGGTGGAGAATCATGAAAAGAATAAATAGCAGTAGCTAAAGCCCTTAGATATGAATCTTTCAAATCAATAGTTTCTATTCCCATAATCTTCTGATTTTCAGCTAAGATATCTAGAACTTCTGACATTGGAATTAATTCAGATAAAAACATTTAAAATCCTCAATAAAAAATCATAATATAAAATGTTGTTAGATAAATTTTTGTTATATGAAATCTTGTTAGATAAAATTTTGTTATATAAAATGTTGTTAGATATAATAATAAAATTATTAAATAAATATAATTAATAATAATATTGAAATTAAGCCATAAATGCTTCAATAACACCATTATATGCATCTTTTAGATCTTCAACAGCTATTTCAATATCACGTGATAATTTTAGAGTATTGCCTTTAACTTCACCAATACAAGCACAAGGAACATCAATACTATCCAAGACATCATCTAAAACATTAGGTTTTACTGTGATAATATATCTTCCATGACTTTCTGAAAATAAAATATTGTTTAAGGATACTTTTCCTTCATTATTATCTTCTGTAGGAATTTTATCCAAGTCAATTTCTGCACCTATACCACTTGATATTCCCATTTCACTAAGTGCTATAGCTATTCCTCCAGCAGAACAGTCATGAATAGCTGTTATATTATTTTCAACACCTTTAAATTTTCCAGGATCATTATCTAAAAGATTTAATATAGATTTTGAAGCTACAATCTCATCATCAATTCTGATTTTTGGAGCTTCACCTTGTTCAAGACTGTGAACAGCTCTATGATATTCAGACCCATCTACTTCATCATAGGTTTTTCCAATTATGACAATTTTGTCTCCTTCATTTTTAAAATCAAGAGTTCGGACATTATCAAGGTTAGCTACACCAACAACACCAACAGTAGGAGATGGATTGATTTTTATACCTTCTGTTTCATTGTAAAAGCTTACATTACCACTGATAACAGGTGTTTTGAACTTTTCAGCTAAATCAGACATTCCTTGAACACATTGTTTAAATTGCCAAAGTATTTCTGGATTTTCTGGATTTCCAAAGTTTAAACAATCAACAACAGCATAAGGCTCCCCACCCATAGAAACAACATTCCTAATAGCTTCAGCTACACTTCCAGCTCCCCCATCATATGGAGAGAGCTTTGTATGAATACTATTACAATCACAACTAAGTACAACTGCGTTCTCATCATCTACTTTAAGTACAGCAGCATCATCTCCAGGTTTTACAACAGTTCTAATTTGAACTTCATGATCATACTGTTTATAAACCCACTTTTTAGTAGCTATATTAGGTGAAGAGAGAATTTTAAGAATTGACTCATCTATTGATGGATCTTCAACTTTAACATAATTTTCATCCTTTTGAAGAGGAGTGGTATCCCGATTAAGTGAAGGAGGATCTGCAAGAAGTACTGCTGGCATACAAGCTATTGGTTTACCATAAGTTTCTTTTATTCCATCACCAACAATAAGAATATTTTCATTAGACTCATTTTTTACATCATTGCTCTTGTTTTTATCAGTATTATCATCTTCAACAATCATCAACTTATTATCAGTAACTTTACCAATGATAGCTCTTGGAAGTTCATATTTATCACAAATAGCAAAAGCTTCATCTACATATTTTGGGTTTATAACAAAAACCATTCTTTCCTGGGATTCTGATAACATTATTTCATAAGGAGTCATTCCTTCTTCTCGAAGAGGTATAGAATTTAAATCAACTACTGCCCCATTTCCACATTTATCCACAAGTTCAGAAATACAGCAAGTAAGTCCTCCTCCACCAAGATCTTTAACTCCAGATACATCAATTTTTTCAAGAATTTCAAGAGAAGCTTCTAATACCTTTTTCTTTGTAAATGGATCTCCAACCTGAACAGCTGGCCTATCTTCAATTTCAGAATCAGATGTTAACTCTTCTGAAGCGAATGTTACACCATGAATTCCATCTCTTCCAGTCATTCCACCCATAAGAAGGAAAACATCTCCTACATTAGGAGCTATTCCTTTAACAATTTTATCTTTTTCAACAAGTCCTGCACACATTACATTTACAAGTGGGTTTGTTCTAAATGACTCATCGAATTCAACTTCTCCACCAACAGTAGGAACACCTACACGATTTCCATAATCTGAAATACCTTTAACAACATGTTCAAATAAATATCGGGATTTTTGATCTTCAAGTGGTCCAAAACGAAGACTATCTAAAAGAGCTATTGGCATTGCACCCATCGAAATAATATCTCTGAGTATTCCTCCAATTCCAGTTCCAGCTCCCC
This genomic window from Methanobrevibacter sp. TMH8 contains:
- the glp gene encoding gephyrin-like molybdotransferase Glp: MFLSELIPMSEVLDILAENQKIMGIETIDLKDSYLRALATAIYSFHDSPPFDKSAMDGYAVIAEDTFGASSNIIKELKIIDQIGAGAFSDKKINNGEAIRIATGAPIPDGANAVLMEEYTITENEGTDDEYIKIHSQVTPGENVAISGEDIKKGDKVVDSNIIIRPQEMGLIASAGVDSIEVYKKPRVKLIITGNELVNPTKNLDKAQIINSNQYVIGSMVESCGANVDISYSQDNFNTVKEILDDSSKDYDLVITTGGTAISKGDVVIDAVDAIGEVLFHGVAIRPGKPVGFGLINETPIFMLSGYPVAAMGQFDAIVRRFLFKMQNIDFNPRMEKREAEVKIYSNLGRTDYIRVFADDEKVRSILSRGSGVIRSMVEANGYIIVDENQEGITKGDIVDVVFFEAMNWNK
- the purL gene encoding phosphoribosylformylglycinamidine synthase subunit PurL, producing the protein MLEDSEMKYIKEKLGREPNELEEGMLDIMFSEHCSYKSSRPILGLFPTEGENIIMGPGDDAGMVAITDKLALAVGIESHNHPSAIEPYGGAGTGIGGILRDIISMGAMPIALLDSLRFGPLEDQKSRYLFEHVVKGISDYGNRVGVPTVGGEVEFDESFRTNPLVNVMCAGLVEKDKIVKGIAPNVGDVFLLMGGMTGRDGIHGVTFASEELTSDSEIEDRPAVQVGDPFTKKKVLEASLEILEKIDVSGVKDLGGGGLTCCISELVDKCGNGAVVDLNSIPLREEGMTPYEIMLSESQERMVFVINPKYVDEAFAICDKYELPRAIIGKVTDNKLMIVEDDNTDKNKSNDVKNESNENILIVGDGIKETYGKPIACMPAVLLADPPSLNRDTTPLQKDENYVKVEDPSIDESILKILSSPNIATKKWVYKQYDHEVQIRTVVKPGDDAAVLKVDDENAVVLSCDCNSIHTKLSPYDGGAGSVAEAIRNVVSMGGEPYAVVDCLNFGNPENPEILWQFKQCVQGMSDLAEKFKTPVISGNVSFYNETEGIKINPSPTVGVVGVANLDNVRTLDFKNEGDKIVIIGKTYDEVDGSEYHRAVHSLEQGEAPKIRIDDEIVASKSILNLLDNDPGKFKGVENNITAIHDCSAGGIAIALSEMGISSGIGAEIDLDKIPTEDNNEGKVSLNNILFSESHGRYIITVKPNVLDDVLDSIDVPCACIGEVKGNTLKLSRDIEIAVEDLKDAYNGVIEAFMA